A genomic stretch from Fodinibius salinus includes:
- a CDS encoding ArsR/SmtB family transcription factor: MSQSLDVAFKALGHPKRLAILKRLIRRVHTCCVVNKEEDCCLEEPTCDFGALKEDLGISKSSLSLHLKELRHAGLVEKIKNGRKVALQVNPERLEELKKFFDVSIDQQTREWMKQR; this comes from the coding sequence ATGAGCCAATCACTTGACGTTGCTTTTAAGGCACTGGGCCATCCCAAACGACTTGCAATTCTAAAACGGTTAATCCGTCGCGTGCATACCTGTTGCGTGGTAAATAAGGAAGAAGATTGTTGCCTGGAGGAACCGACCTGTGACTTTGGAGCCCTAAAAGAGGATCTGGGAATTTCAAAGTCATCACTTTCCCTTCACCTAAAGGAACTGCGCCATGCAGGTTTGGTGGAAAAAATTAAAAATGGTCGGAAGGTGGCCCTGCAGGTCAATCCTGAACGATTGGAAGAGCTTAAAAAGTTTTTTGACGTATCGATTGATCAACAAACACGAGAATGGATGAAACAGCGTTAG
- a CDS encoding efflux RND transporter permease subunit, which produces MLQQIIDKVLKNRLTILILVAAVGVYGYFSFEDVPIDSFPDVSPTMVQVFTSSPGLSPVDVETQISYPIEISMYGLPKLDRVQSTSIFGLSRVNVYFEDGTDIYFARRLVMERLSKARESIPDGLGQPQLGPITTGLGTIMMYEVTNTDTADHSLMELRTAQDWIVKPQLRTVPGVTGVLSLGGDVRQFQVNADMNALISRGLTLEDLEKAINSNNRNVGASFLERGGEEYLVRGYGWIKPDKEGLQDIRNIIVKNSGGTPIYVKDVAKVEFGSEIKRGTLIKDQEESVGGFVLKLIGTNTQDLLAQVDQKIDAINKALPDGMIMKPFYSQGQLVSKAVGTVSNALYIGAILVLVILYFFMGDLRSTLIIISTVPIAFLIAFIGMKLMGISANLMSLGGLAISIGMIGDSATVIVENTYRLLEERDTENVSLVRVVGESAREVIRPVIFATSIIIIVFIPLFSLEGVEGKMFKPLAYTITFALAGAIFLALTYIPVISSFILPDKGMDKEPWLVRKVKGFSRPLIEKATKFPKMVFGGALLLFAVSMAVFPFLGTEFQPTLREGTFAVRSVLPPGANLPTTKEYTKRIQESMQTFPEVKGVYSRVGRAEVGGDPEPVNVVFNVVNLKPLDEWDAGRSYEELQSAMAQKLQEDLPGVASNFSQPIQLRTDELLSGVRAQVVASLYGDDLDTLAQKAQEIAEVAKSVEGAVDVRAQQQGGKPQILVRPDREQLARLGISIDDFLNTVETGIGGSVAGQVFEGIRRFDIFVRLQENQRKRIEQVRELPVRTAKGSLVPLSQIADVEVFTGPKQISRNKANRRTYVQLNVRGRDMGSVVNEIRQKVDQQVDLPAGYFTEYGGQFENQQRAMNRLMVVVPITLGLIFFMLFSTFGSWRYAVLIFLNIPFATIGGIFALWISGLYLSVPAAVGFIAIFGIAVLNGLVIVSYINQLREEGMSTEKSVVQASLLRLRPVLMTALTTGLGLLPLLLANDIGSNVQRPLAAVVVGGLFTSTLLTLVVLPTIYKWFAEPVTHAEL; this is translated from the coding sequence ATGCTTCAACAGATTATAGACAAGGTATTAAAGAATCGTTTGACGATCCTCATTTTGGTGGCGGCCGTGGGCGTTTATGGATATTTCTCTTTTGAGGATGTCCCAATTGACTCTTTTCCGGACGTATCGCCCACCATGGTGCAGGTATTTACCTCCAGCCCCGGTCTTTCACCGGTGGATGTGGAAACGCAAATCAGCTATCCCATCGAGATTTCAATGTACGGGCTACCCAAGCTGGATCGTGTGCAGAGTACTTCTATATTCGGACTTTCGCGTGTAAATGTTTACTTCGAGGATGGTACCGACATCTACTTTGCCCGACGGCTGGTCATGGAACGACTCTCCAAAGCCAGAGAGTCTATCCCTGATGGGCTGGGACAACCCCAACTGGGGCCCATCACCACGGGACTTGGGACGATCATGATGTACGAAGTAACCAACACCGATACCGCCGACCACTCCCTGATGGAGCTTCGTACGGCGCAAGACTGGATTGTAAAGCCCCAGCTGCGAACGGTGCCTGGCGTTACCGGCGTGCTCTCCCTCGGCGGAGATGTTCGCCAGTTTCAGGTCAATGCCGATATGAACGCTCTGATTTCACGTGGGCTTACGCTGGAAGATTTGGAGAAAGCCATCAACAGCAACAATCGCAATGTGGGCGCTTCTTTTCTTGAACGAGGAGGCGAAGAGTATCTCGTTCGGGGTTATGGTTGGATTAAGCCCGACAAAGAAGGCCTTCAGGATATTCGAAATATCATTGTCAAAAACTCTGGTGGTACGCCCATTTACGTCAAGGATGTGGCCAAGGTGGAATTCGGCTCCGAAATTAAACGGGGTACCCTTATCAAAGATCAGGAAGAATCGGTCGGCGGCTTTGTGTTAAAGCTCATTGGCACCAATACCCAAGATCTGCTGGCCCAAGTAGATCAAAAGATTGATGCGATCAACAAGGCACTGCCCGATGGTATGATTATGAAACCCTTTTACTCACAGGGTCAGCTTGTCAGTAAAGCCGTGGGTACGGTTAGCAATGCTTTGTATATCGGGGCTATTCTCGTGCTGGTCATCCTCTACTTCTTTATGGGGGACCTTCGCTCGACGCTCATCATAATATCCACTGTTCCCATAGCATTTTTGATTGCCTTTATCGGAATGAAGCTCATGGGCATTTCGGCGAACTTAATGAGTTTGGGGGGACTGGCAATCAGTATCGGGATGATTGGGGACAGTGCCACCGTGATCGTGGAAAATACCTATCGCCTGCTGGAAGAACGGGATACCGAGAACGTATCCCTTGTGCGGGTGGTGGGTGAGTCTGCTCGGGAAGTTATCCGTCCCGTAATTTTTGCTACAAGCATTATCATCATTGTATTTATTCCGCTCTTTTCACTGGAAGGCGTCGAGGGCAAAATGTTTAAGCCACTGGCCTATACTATTACTTTTGCGCTAGCTGGGGCTATCTTTCTGGCCTTGACCTATATCCCGGTCATTTCCAGTTTTATTCTGCCGGATAAAGGCATGGACAAAGAGCCGTGGTTGGTACGTAAGGTGAAAGGATTCAGCCGTCCGCTTATTGAAAAAGCCACGAAATTCCCCAAAATGGTCTTTGGCGGAGCTTTGCTACTGTTTGCCGTGAGCATGGCCGTGTTTCCATTCCTGGGAACTGAATTTCAGCCAACATTACGAGAAGGTACGTTTGCCGTACGCTCTGTGCTTCCTCCGGGCGCTAATCTGCCCACCACCAAGGAATACACAAAACGTATTCAGGAGTCGATGCAGACTTTCCCCGAAGTGAAGGGAGTCTATTCCCGCGTGGGCCGTGCCGAAGTAGGCGGCGATCCCGAGCCGGTGAATGTGGTGTTCAATGTTGTGAACCTAAAACCGCTCGATGAATGGGACGCCGGACGAAGCTATGAAGAGCTGCAGTCGGCCATGGCCCAAAAACTGCAAGAAGACCTGCCGGGCGTGGCTTCCAACTTTTCCCAGCCTATCCAGCTTCGTACCGATGAGCTACTCAGCGGCGTCCGCGCCCAAGTGGTAGCCAGTCTCTATGGTGATGACTTGGATACTCTGGCTCAAAAGGCCCAAGAGATCGCCGAGGTTGCCAAAAGCGTAGAAGGAGCGGTGGATGTCCGTGCTCAACAGCAGGGCGGCAAACCGCAAATTCTGGTGCGCCCTGATCGTGAGCAGCTGGCACGACTGGGCATCAGTATCGATGACTTTCTGAATACCGTAGAAACCGGCATCGGAGGCTCGGTAGCCGGCCAGGTATTTGAGGGCATTCGCCGCTTTGATATCTTTGTGCGCCTGCAGGAAAACCAGCGCAAACGGATAGAACAAGTTCGGGAGTTGCCTGTCCGTACCGCTAAAGGATCCCTTGTTCCACTCTCTCAGATCGCAGATGTGGAGGTCTTTACCGGTCCCAAGCAGATTTCCCGAAATAAAGCGAACCGACGAACCTACGTGCAGCTTAATGTTCGAGGTAGAGATATGGGAAGCGTCGTTAATGAGATCCGACAAAAAGTAGACCAGCAAGTAGATCTGCCGGCCGGATACTTTACCGAATACGGTGGACAATTTGAGAACCAGCAGCGAGCCATGAACCGGCTTATGGTGGTGGTTCCCATTACCCTGGGACTGATCTTCTTTATGCTGTTTTCCACCTTTGGAAGCTGGCGCTATGCCGTTTTGATCTTTCTAAACATTCCGTTTGCCACTATCGGAGGGATCTTTGCCCTCTGGATATCCGGACTGTACCTGTCAGTACCGGCAGCGGTGGGCTTTATTGCCATATTTGGTATTGCGGTACTCAACGGGCTGGTCATTGTATCTTATATCAATCAGCTGCGGGAGGAAGGCATGTCTACTGAGAAATCGGTTGTACAGGCTTCGCTCTTGCGATTGCGTCCCGTACTGATGACGGCCTTGACCACTGGTCTCGGGCTGCTTCCCCTACTGCTGGCCAATGATATCGGCTCCAACGTGCAGCGCCCGTTGGCGGCCGTGGTGGTCGGTGGCCTGTTTACCTCCACGCTACTTACGCTGGTAGTACTACCAACCATCTATAAGTGGTTTGCCGAACCGGTCACACACGCTGAACTGTAA
- a CDS encoding P-II family nitrogen regulator translates to MKLVKAYIRPKLLEDVYRALRNEGYCCMTVFEGEGTGRYSDPDHQHGSLNFPAMHTHVVKIEIAVESEDVNPVIDIITEHGKTGHKGDGIVFVCPIEKVTRIRDGEEGASVLK, encoded by the coding sequence ATGAAACTTGTCAAAGCTTATATCCGACCAAAGCTCCTGGAAGATGTCTATAGGGCGCTGCGTAACGAAGGGTATTGTTGTATGACTGTTTTTGAAGGCGAAGGAACCGGCCGGTACAGTGATCCTGACCATCAGCATGGTTCCCTGAACTTCCCTGCCATGCATACTCATGTAGTAAAAATTGAAATTGCAGTGGAATCGGAAGATGTAAATCCTGTTATCGACATTATTACAGAACATGGGAAAACAGGTCACAAAGGAGACGGTATTGTCTTTGTTTGCCCCATAGAAAAGGTGACAAGAATACGAGACGGAGAAGAAGGAGCTTCTGTTCTCAAATAA
- a CDS encoding P-II family nitrogen regulator, whose protein sequence is MKEIKAFIRSNMIDYVIDALENLENAPGITLSDVRGWGHAEEKETAQLVKRVKLETVVPSERVEEIISVIVEKAHTGNYGDGKIFVSSVEKAVKIRTGGTDDDVIR, encoded by the coding sequence ATGAAAGAAATCAAAGCTTTTATTCGATCAAATATGATTGATTATGTCATTGATGCTCTTGAAAATCTTGAGAATGCCCCCGGCATTACGCTTAGTGATGTCCGAGGCTGGGGCCATGCCGAAGAAAAAGAGACTGCTCAGCTTGTGAAGCGCGTTAAGTTGGAAACCGTCGTGCCCTCAGAACGAGTAGAAGAAATTATCTCGGTAATCGTTGAAAAAGCCCATACAGGCAATTATGGGGATGGAAAGATCTTTGTTTCCAGTGTAGAAAAAGCCGTAAAAATTCGAACCGGGGGAACCGACGATGATGTCATACGATAA
- a CDS encoding YnfA family protein produces the protein MVYLKSIFYFILAGLLEIGGGYLVWIWLRDSKSWMYGLSGMVVLALYGFIPTLQPANFGRVYAAYGGVFIILSMLWGWKVDGIKPDTYDLVGALFALIGVIIMMYWPRGG, from the coding sequence ATGGTCTATCTAAAATCCATCTTCTACTTCATTCTCGCAGGCTTGCTTGAAATCGGGGGCGGCTATCTTGTGTGGATCTGGCTCAGAGACAGCAAAAGCTGGATGTACGGACTATCCGGGATGGTCGTGCTGGCTCTATACGGCTTTATTCCCACTTTGCAACCAGCAAACTTTGGACGAGTCTATGCCGCCTATGGCGGTGTATTTATCATTCTTTCAATGCTTTGGGGATGGAAGGTGGACGGCATCAAACCCGACACCTATGATCTTGTGGGTGCTCTATTCGCCTTAATAGGTGTTATTATTATGATGTACTGGCCAAGAGGAGGCTAA
- a CDS encoding heavy metal translocating P-type ATPase: MMTFIKKYKEAIASALFLVAALIVEYGFSFTNQPYVYLPLYGFSYIVVGGPVWIKALKSIKRGTIFSEFFLMGIATVGAFAIGEYAEGVAVMLFYMVGEYAQGGAVNRAKQSIKTLIDQQPDTATVERNGTTENVHPSEIETGEIIQVKPGGKVPLDGELITENASFNTAALTGESKPMSRESGEEVWAGSINKDRPVRIKVTSGYEDTKLSNILTMVQEASKRKAPTQRFMTRVASIYTPIVVWLAVALTFVPYLVVENYVFQDWFYRALIFLVVSCPCGLVISIPLGYFGGIGAASRNGILLKGSDFLDQLRKMKTLFMDKTGTMTEGSFEVREIHPVNGYSQDELLALAACLEQDSTHPIAKAILNRTNGHPLHTVENQQEISGKGLKGTVNGKTVVVGNGDLLEQHGINISDTTIDDPYTYVHVAEDGTHVGTISIADQIKEDSKQAIEGLREHGVNEIVMLSGDNQEVVDHVSRKLGLDRAFGSLLPDEKYRHVEQALNPSKTVGFIGDGVNDAPVITLADIGIAMGGIGSDATVETADVVIQTDQPSKIPLAIDIANFTHRIVWQNIGFALGIKVLVMVLATFGMATMWEAIFADVGVALLAIANAIRIQHKYSD; this comes from the coding sequence ATGATGACATTTATAAAAAAATATAAAGAGGCTATTGCAAGCGCCCTGTTTTTAGTAGCGGCCTTAATTGTTGAGTACGGATTTTCGTTTACCAATCAGCCGTATGTCTATTTGCCACTGTACGGGTTTTCATACATCGTTGTGGGTGGACCGGTGTGGATAAAAGCGCTTAAATCGATAAAAAGAGGGACCATATTTAGCGAGTTTTTTCTGATGGGCATTGCCACTGTTGGTGCTTTTGCCATTGGCGAATATGCCGAAGGCGTAGCCGTAATGCTCTTTTACATGGTAGGCGAATACGCACAGGGGGGAGCAGTAAACCGGGCTAAACAATCCATCAAAACCCTGATAGATCAACAACCGGATACGGCTACGGTAGAACGCAATGGGACAACGGAAAACGTCCATCCCTCCGAGATTGAAACTGGTGAAATTATTCAGGTAAAACCCGGGGGAAAAGTGCCCTTGGATGGTGAACTTATTACCGAAAACGCCTCTTTTAATACGGCAGCCCTGACTGGTGAGTCAAAACCCATGAGTCGAGAGTCCGGCGAAGAAGTATGGGCCGGTTCAATCAATAAGGACCGACCTGTCCGTATTAAAGTGACCAGCGGCTATGAGGATACCAAGCTATCCAACATTTTAACTATGGTTCAGGAGGCCTCCAAGCGAAAAGCCCCAACGCAACGGTTTATGACGAGGGTTGCCAGCATCTATACCCCCATCGTCGTTTGGTTGGCGGTAGCTCTTACGTTCGTCCCTTATTTAGTGGTGGAAAACTATGTCTTCCAGGATTGGTTTTACCGAGCCCTTATTTTCCTTGTCGTCTCATGTCCGTGTGGGTTAGTCATTTCTATTCCGCTTGGCTATTTCGGCGGGATTGGGGCAGCCTCCCGAAACGGCATTCTGCTCAAAGGTTCGGATTTCCTCGATCAGCTGCGAAAGATGAAAACCCTGTTCATGGACAAAACAGGTACGATGACGGAAGGCAGCTTTGAGGTTCGCGAAATTCATCCCGTAAATGGATATAGCCAAGATGAATTGCTTGCCTTGGCCGCTTGCCTAGAACAAGACTCCACCCATCCGATAGCAAAAGCAATCCTTAACCGTACCAATGGACACCCGTTACATACCGTAGAAAATCAGCAGGAAATATCCGGCAAGGGATTGAAGGGCACCGTTAATGGAAAAACGGTAGTCGTCGGAAACGGTGACCTATTAGAACAACATGGTATCAACATTTCTGATACCACCATTGATGATCCCTATACCTATGTGCATGTGGCCGAGGATGGCACCCATGTTGGTACGATTAGTATTGCCGACCAGATTAAAGAGGATAGTAAACAAGCTATAGAAGGCCTTCGAGAACATGGAGTCAACGAAATTGTAATGCTTTCCGGGGACAATCAGGAAGTGGTCGATCATGTATCTCGTAAACTCGGACTGGATCGGGCGTTTGGAAGCCTGTTGCCTGATGAAAAATACCGTCACGTCGAACAAGCACTAAACCCATCCAAAACCGTCGGGTTTATCGGAGATGGCGTCAATGATGCTCCGGTCATTACGCTGGCTGACATTGGCATAGCCATGGGCGGCATTGGGTCGGATGCTACCGTTGAAACAGCCGATGTGGTTATTCAAACCGACCAGCCTTCCAAGATACCACTGGCTATTGACATCGCTAATTTTACGCACCGCATTGTATGGCAAAACATTGGTTTTGCGTTAGGGATTAAAGTCTTGGTGATGGTGCTTGCTACCTTTGGCATGGCTACTATGTGGGAAGCTATTTTTGCAGATGTGGGAGTAGCACTGTTGGCTATTGCCAATGCCATCCGCATACAGCATAAATATTCCGATTGA
- a CDS encoding DUF302 domain-containing protein → MEYFTSRTVALTYEQAIEKVTDLLKEEGFGVLTEIDVKDTLKKKLDVDFKKYKILGACNPNFAHQALQAEDKIGVMLPCNVIVEENEDGTVEVSAVNPVASMQAVSNNGLQPIAEQVKSNLEKVINNL, encoded by the coding sequence ATGGAATATTTTACTTCAAGAACAGTCGCCCTGACCTATGAACAGGCTATCGAAAAAGTGACCGACCTTCTCAAAGAAGAGGGGTTCGGCGTGCTGACGGAAATTGATGTCAAAGACACCCTGAAAAAGAAACTGGATGTAGACTTCAAGAAATACAAAATATTGGGAGCCTGTAATCCCAACTTTGCTCACCAAGCACTGCAGGCAGAAGACAAGATCGGTGTAATGCTGCCCTGTAACGTCATTGTGGAAGAAAATGAAGATGGTACCGTAGAAGTATCAGCGGTAAACCCAGTCGCTTCCATGCAAGCTGTTTCTAATAACGGGTTGCAACCCATTGCCGAGCAGGTTAAGAGCAATCTCGAAAAAGTAATTAACAACTTATAA
- a CDS encoding DUF4175 domain-containing protein, with amino-acid sequence MKRFTLTLSLILLFATMSFAQQKNMEQKKQQMMEMMQDSSMQSMMMEHMAKNPEMRQKMMQHMMKNMDGDMKMGNMQEMMKNNPQMKQRMQKHMEMMQSMMDGETMDHSKMMEMMGDSSMMKMHMMCMQMMQGGMMDGQGMMNKKDGMNGNNHQQHHN; translated from the coding sequence ATGAAACGTTTTACACTTACACTTTCACTGATTCTTCTTTTTGCCACTATGAGTTTTGCCCAGCAAAAAAATATGGAACAGAAGAAGCAACAAATGATGGAGATGATGCAGGATTCCTCAATGCAATCCATGATGATGGAGCATATGGCCAAAAATCCTGAAATGCGTCAAAAAATGATGCAGCACATGATGAAAAACATGGACGGCGACATGAAGATGGGCAACATGCAGGAAATGATGAAAAATAATCCCCAAATGAAGCAGCGCATGCAAAAACATATGGAAATGATGCAGTCTATGATGGATGGAGAAACAATGGACCACTCCAAAATGATGGAGATGATGGGCGACTCATCCATGATGAAAATGCATATGATGTGCATGCAGATGATGCAGGGCGGCATGATGGACGGCCAAGGAATGATGAACAAAAAAGATGGCATGAACGGCAATAACCATCAGCAACATCACAACTAA
- a CDS encoding STAS/SEC14 domain-containing protein codes for MIEVNTHTDDDILAIKASGELSKEDLNDLEPALNKFATACDDPHLVMILEDFNGWQDTAAFWKDLQIDTEYIGYFDRIAVIGEKKWQEWGTRLVDPITKEEMQFFPIDQAGSAWEWLKQNHN; via the coding sequence ATGATTGAAGTAAATACTCATACTGATGACGATATTCTTGCCATCAAAGCATCCGGTGAACTTTCAAAAGAAGACCTTAATGACCTTGAACCGGCCCTAAATAAGTTTGCGACTGCATGTGATGATCCTCATTTAGTCATGATTCTTGAAGATTTCAATGGATGGCAGGATACCGCAGCATTTTGGAAAGACCTGCAGATTGATACCGAATATATCGGATATTTTGATCGCATTGCCGTCATTGGTGAAAAGAAATGGCAAGAGTGGGGTACCCGCCTCGTAGATCCGATCACAAAAGAAGAGATGCAATTCTTTCCCATTGACCAAGCCGGGAGCGCATGGGAGTGGCTCAAACAAAATCATAATTAA
- a CDS encoding heavy metal translocating P-type ATPase: MEHSHKHTGHADAHNKEHQHNHDHKDHNHKEHSHSGGHAAHHAQMAKDFLKRFWISIALTIPVLILSPMIQEFLGLGDTLRFAGDSYISFVLSSIVFFYGGWPFLKGLYDELKDRQPGMMTLIGIAITAAYVYSTLVVFAVEGQVFFWELATLVDIMLIGHYIEMKSVMSASRALEELAKLMPSEAHIVQDDGSTKDVPLEELQKGIKVLVKPGEKIPADGLVLDGKSSVNESLMTGESKPVSKKQGDEVIGGSINGEGSLTIEVNRTGEDSFLSQVINLVRQAQESKSRTQDLANRAAFWLTIVALGAGALTFFAWTFFTTEDFVFALERTVTVMVIACPHALGLAVPLVVAVSTSLAAQNGFLIRNRTAFEEARNLGAIIFDKTGTLTHGEFGVTDIITFNGYEDKDELLKLAASLEQNSEHPIATGIVKATDGLMKVEEFNSITGKGIEGRVDGKQIKVVSPGYLRENNIELPTQQYEQLSGQGKTVVFVMIDDQLQGAIALGDSIREDSKKAIQSLQSMGIQCIMLTGDNKQTAAYVAKELGLDDFFAEVLPEEKAAKVKEVQGRGLKVAMTGDGVNDAPALAQADVGIAIGAGSDVAVETGDIILTQSNPKDVASLIGLAKATYKKMVQNLWWATGYNAFAIPLAAGVLYTYGIILSPAMGAVLMSLSTVIVAINARFLKIER, from the coding sequence ATGGAACATTCTCACAAACATACTGGTCACGCTGATGCTCACAATAAAGAGCATCAGCATAATCACGATCATAAAGATCACAACCACAAAGAACATTCCCACTCCGGCGGACATGCTGCCCATCATGCCCAAATGGCCAAGGATTTCCTGAAGCGGTTCTGGATCTCCATTGCACTTACGATCCCTGTTCTGATCCTGTCACCTATGATACAGGAATTCTTGGGACTGGGAGATACGCTGAGATTTGCCGGAGACAGCTATATATCCTTTGTTTTATCAAGCATCGTGTTCTTTTATGGCGGCTGGCCGTTCCTGAAAGGTCTCTACGATGAGCTGAAAGATCGCCAGCCGGGAATGATGACCCTGATCGGCATCGCCATTACAGCCGCATATGTGTATAGCACATTGGTAGTCTTTGCCGTCGAAGGACAGGTCTTTTTCTGGGAGCTTGCTACACTGGTCGATATCATGCTGATTGGCCATTACATCGAAATGAAATCCGTGATGAGTGCTTCCCGGGCCCTGGAGGAACTAGCTAAACTCATGCCCTCGGAAGCGCATATCGTACAGGATGACGGATCAACGAAAGATGTTCCACTTGAAGAATTGCAAAAAGGAATCAAGGTACTGGTCAAGCCGGGCGAAAAGATCCCAGCTGATGGTTTAGTTCTTGATGGAAAAAGCTCGGTCAATGAATCACTGATGACAGGCGAATCCAAACCGGTATCCAAAAAGCAGGGGGATGAAGTTATAGGCGGCTCCATCAACGGCGAAGGATCACTGACCATAGAAGTAAACCGGACCGGCGAAGATTCGTTTCTCTCACAGGTGATCAATCTGGTACGGCAGGCACAAGAAAGTAAATCCCGAACACAGGACTTGGCCAACAGAGCCGCATTCTGGCTCACGATTGTGGCATTGGGAGCCGGTGCCCTCACCTTCTTTGCATGGACTTTCTTTACCACTGAAGACTTTGTGTTCGCCTTGGAGCGCACGGTCACCGTAATGGTTATCGCCTGTCCACACGCATTGGGATTGGCCGTACCTCTAGTTGTAGCCGTTTCCACCAGTCTGGCCGCCCAAAACGGATTCCTAATTCGTAACCGTACCGCTTTTGAGGAGGCCCGAAACCTTGGGGCTATTATCTTTGACAAAACAGGTACGCTCACGCACGGGGAATTTGGTGTAACCGATATAATAACATTTAACGGATATGAGGATAAAGATGAACTTCTCAAACTGGCGGCATCGCTGGAACAAAACTCCGAGCATCCTATCGCCACAGGCATTGTAAAAGCTACCGACGGCCTGATGAAAGTAGAAGAGTTTAATTCAATCACCGGCAAAGGTATTGAAGGCCGTGTAGATGGCAAACAGATTAAAGTGGTAAGTCCGGGATACCTGCGCGAAAACAACATTGAACTTCCGACACAGCAGTACGAACAGCTTTCAGGACAGGGTAAAACCGTGGTATTTGTAATGATTGACGACCAGCTGCAGGGAGCTATTGCCCTGGGTGACAGTATCAGGGAAGATTCAAAGAAGGCCATCCAAAGCCTGCAGTCAATGGGTATACAGTGCATCATGCTTACCGGGGATAACAAGCAAACCGCCGCTTATGTAGCCAAAGAGCTGGGACTGGATGATTTCTTTGCTGAGGTCCTTCCGGAAGAGAAAGCGGCCAAAGTCAAAGAGGTGCAGGGGCGCGGGCTCAAAGTAGCCATGACCGGCGACGGGGTCAACGATGCTCCCGCTCTTGCCCAGGCTGACGTGGGTATTGCCATTGGGGCTGGTTCAGATGTAGCTGTAGAGACAGGAGATATTATCCTGACTCAGAGCAACCCCAAAGATGTGGCTTCCCTGATTGGGCTGGCAAAAGCTACCTATAAGAAAATGGTGCAAAACCTGTGGTGGGCGACGGGATACAACGCTTTTGCAATACCACTAGCCGCTGGCGTCTTGTATACCTACGGGATTATTTTGAGCCCCGCCATGGGTGCTGTCCTGATGTCACTAAGTACGGTAATTGTGGCTATCAATGCGCGTTTCCTTAAAATTGAACGCTAA
- a CDS encoding helix-turn-helix domain-containing protein yields MNIKHFHIKNMVCSHCAEVLEHKLTEAGFNVQKIELGELHLAGPIGDKEYHRLATIVRDNGFDLIDDENSRIVEQVKQLIIQQVRSAQSLEQNLSDYLSKKIHKDYQRLSRLFSAVEGKSIERYFILQKIERAKELIVYDEKTLSQIALELDYSSQQHFSRQFKKETGLAPSHFKEIKENKRNSIDQL; encoded by the coding sequence ATGAATATCAAACACTTTCATATCAAAAACATGGTCTGTAGCCATTGTGCTGAAGTACTGGAGCATAAACTGACCGAAGCTGGATTCAATGTGCAAAAAATTGAGCTTGGCGAGCTACACCTTGCAGGCCCCATCGGCGACAAGGAATATCATCGATTGGCAACAATAGTTCGTGACAACGGTTTTGATCTTATCGATGATGAAAACAGCCGCATTGTTGAACAGGTCAAACAGCTTATTATACAGCAGGTACGATCGGCGCAATCACTCGAACAAAATCTTTCAGATTATCTATCAAAAAAGATCCACAAAGATTACCAGCGGTTGAGTCGCCTGTTTTCGGCCGTGGAGGGCAAATCTATTGAGCGTTATTTTATCTTGCAAAAGATTGAGCGTGCCAAAGAGCTTATCGTCTATGATGAAAAAACGCTCAGCCAAATCGCCTTGGAGCTTGATTACAGCAGCCAGCAACATTTCTCCAGACAATTCAAAAAAGAAACCGGACTTGCGCCCTCCCATTTTAAAGAGATCAAGGAGAATAAGCGAAATTCAATTGACCAATTATGA
- a CDS encoding DUF6789 family protein: protein MSSLLKNKFTKKGIGYGLLGTLVMSLIMLTGMATGMSPIPEPIPVAIAKGIIGDLPQPLIMGFAIITHFGYGAFWGAVLFNWMKAQGNIWHGLGWGVMLWFIMELIVLPLLGWGAFGSAITPKIAVATLVLHLIYGGTLGWGLKRLTNV from the coding sequence ATGAGCTCACTTCTGAAAAATAAGTTTACGAAAAAGGGGATTGGATACGGCCTGCTGGGAACGCTGGTTATGTCTCTAATTATGCTGACTGGCATGGCCACAGGCATGAGTCCCATCCCCGAACCTATTCCAGTAGCTATTGCCAAAGGAATAATAGGTGATTTGCCGCAACCACTGATCATGGGATTTGCTATCATCACCCACTTTGGATATGGAGCATTCTGGGGAGCGGTTCTGTTCAACTGGATGAAGGCCCAAGGGAATATTTGGCACGGCCTAGGATGGGGTGTGATGCTGTGGTTTATCATGGAGCTTATCGTTCTTCCACTGCTTGGATGGGGCGCTTTCGGGTCTGCCATCACCCCGAAAATAGCCGTTGCCACGCTTGTGCTACACCTGATTTACGGCGGCACACTGGGCTGGGGCCTCAAGCGACTTACCAATGTTTAA